Within Lactobacillus amylovorus DSM 20531, the genomic segment GGCTTGATGAAGATTTGTTCAAGCCATCTGGTGACAAAAAAGCTCACCCATATTCAATTGTTATTCCACCACCAAATGTAACTGGTAAGTTGCACTTAGGTCACGCATGGGATACTGCAATTCAAGATACTTTGATTCGTTTCAAACGTATGCAAGGTTACGACACCCTTTACCTTCCAGGTATGGACCACGCTGGTATTGCTACGCAAGCTAAGGTTGAAGCAAAATTGCGTAAGCAAGGTAAAGACCGTCACCAAATGGGCCGTGAAAAGTTCGTTAAGCAAGTTTGGGACTGGAAAGATGAATATGCGGCAATTATCAAGGGCCAATGGGCTAAGATGGGTCTTTCACTTGACTACTCAAGAGAAAGATTTACTTTGGACAAAGGTCTTTCAAAGGCTGTTAAGAAGGTTTTCGTTCAACTTTACAACGAAGGTTTAATTTACCGTGGTGAATACATCATCAACTGGGACCCAGCTTTGCAAACTGCTTTAAGTGATATCGAAGTTATTCACAAAGACGATAAGGGTGCCTTCTACCACATTAAATATCCATTTGTAGATGGCTCAGGTTATGTAGAAATTGCTACTACTCGTCCTGAAACCATGTTTGGTGATACCGCTGTTGCCGTAGCACCAGGTGACAAGCGTTACAAGGATCTTGTAGGTAAGGAATTGATCTTGCCACTCGTAGGTCGTCATATTCCAATTATTGAAGACCAACACGTAGACCCAGAATTTGGTACTGGTTTGGTAAAGATTACCCCAGCTCATGACCCTAACGACTTCCAAGTTGGTAACCGTCATAACTTAAAGCGTATCAATGTTATGAACGATGACGGTACTATGAACGAAGAAGCTGGCAAGTATGCCGGTATGGATCGTTTCGACTGTCGTGAAGCATTAGTTAAGGACCTTAAGGAACAAGGTTACTTGATCAAGATTGAACCAATCGTTCACTCAGTAGGTCACTCAGAACGTTCAGGCGTTCAAGTTGAACCAAGACTTTCTAAGCAATGGTTCGTTAAGATGAAGCCACTTGCTGACAAGGTTCTTGAAAATCAAAAGACCGACGGCAAGGTAAACTTCGTTCCAGAACGTTTCGAAGGTACTCTTGATCATTGGATGGAAGATGTTCACGATTGGTGTATTTCACGTCAATTATGGTGGGGTCACAGAATTCCAGCTTGGTACAACAAGAAGACTGGTGAAACTTACGTAGGTGTTGATGCTCCTAAGGATGCTGAAAACTGGGAACAAGATCCAGACGTACTTGATACTTGGTTCTCAAGTGCTCTTTGGCCATTCTCAACTTTAGGCTGGCCTGACACTGATTCAGAAGACTTCAAGCGTTACTTCCCAACCAATGCTTTGGTAACTGGTTACGACATCATCTTCTTCTGGGTATCCAGAATGATGTTCCAAAGTTTGCACTTTACTGGCAAGCGTCCATTCAACGATGTTGTTTTGCACGGTTTGATGCGTGACGAACAAGGCCGCAAGATGAGTAAATCACTTGGTAACGGTGTTGACCCAATGGATGTTGTTGACAAGTACGGTGCCGACGCTCTTCGTTGGTTCTTGCTTAACGGTACTGCTCCTGGTCAAGATACTCGTTATGATCCTAAGAAGTTATCAGCTGCTTGGAACTTCATCAACAAGATTTGGAACGCAAGTCGTTTCGTAATCATGAACTTGCCGGAAGATGCTAAGCCAGCTCACATGCCTGAAGTTTCTAAGTTTGATTTGTCAGACAGATGGATCTTTGATCGTTTGAACCACACTGTAAGTGAAGTAACTAGACTCTTTGATGAATACAAGTTTGGTGAAGCAGGTCGTGAACTTTACAACTTTATCTGGAACGACTTCTGTGACTGGTACATCGAAATTTCTAAGGTTGCTTTAAACGGTGATGACGAAGAATTAAAGGCTAGAAAGCAAGAAAACCTTGTTTGGATTCTTGATCAAATCTTGCGTTTGATGCACCCAATTATGCCATTCGTAACCGAAAAGCTTTGGCTTTCAATGCCACACGAAGGCAAGTCAATCATGGTAGCTAAGTACCCTGAGACTCATAAAGAATTTGAAAATGAGCAAGCAGATAATGATATGGCCTTCTTGATTGAAACTATCAAGGCTGTACGTAACATCCGTATGGAAGTTAACGCACCAATGTCATCTAAGATTGATATCATGATTCAATTGGATGATGCTAAGGATAAGCACATTTTGGATGAAAATGCTGACTACGTAGAAAACTTCTTACACCCTAAGAAGCTTGAAGTAGCTGAAGAAATTGAAGCTCCAAAATTGGCTAAGACTGCAGTTATTCCAGGCGCACAAATCTTTGTTCCATTGACTGAACTTGTTAACGTTGATGACGAATTAGCTAAGATGGAAAAAGAAGAAAAGCGTCTTGAAGACGAAGTTGCTCGTTGTGAAAAGAAGCTTGCTAACAAAGGCTTTGTTGACCACGCTCCAGAAGCAGTTGTTAACAAAGAAAAGGAAAAGAAGGCTGACTACGAAAGTCAATTAAGTGGCGTTCGTGAAAGAATTCAAGACTTGAAGGAGAGTAAATAATTGAAGTTTACTAATGCCCAAGAAGTAATTTCTTGCTTGTATTCTTTGCCACACTTGCATCCAAAAAATGATTTATCTTTTATCAAAAAGATATTGGCAAAATTGGGCAATCCGCAAGATCAAGTAAAAACCGTTCATATTACAGGTACGAATGGTAAAGGCTCAACTTCATATTATTTAGCAACTCTGCTTAAAAAGGCTGGTCAGAAGACTGGCCTTTTTGTCTCACCTTATGTTTATCGTTTTAACGAACGAATTCAACTGAACAATCAAGATATTAGCGATCAAGATTTGGTAAAAGCAGCCAATAAGGTGCAAGCAGCTTTTGAAGAAATTCAAAAAGAAGATAATGACTTCTCATTGGTTACCTTTGAATATGAAGTAGCGATAGCTTTTGTCTATTTTGCAGACCAAAAATGCGATTATGCCGTAATTGAAGTAGGCATTGGTGGTGAACATGATAAAACCAATGTGATTACGCCAGAGGCCAGCATTATTACTACCATTGGCTTGGATCATGAGCAAATTATTGGTCCTACGATTCAAGATATTGCCCGTGAAAAAAGTGGCATTATAAAAAGAAATAGACCAGTGGTTTTGGGGAATGTGCCACAAGAAGTTTTGCCAATTTTAAAACAAAAAGCAGAAAAAGAGCAGGCACCTCTTTATCAATTAGGTCGCAATTTTGAAGTTAAACTAGATGAACAAATTGTTTATTCAGACAATGAACATGAGCTTGCCTTTAAATTGCGTCCGCAAGTTGAGGGTTTCGATATTGCTATTGCGGTTCGAACTTTCTTTTTACTCGATTTGCCTTTAACAAATGAAAAAGTGGAGCAGGCGATTGATCAGACAGTAATACCTGGTCGTTATCAAGTATTGCAGACCAAGCCATTGATTATTTTGGACGGTGCTCATAATATTCAGGCCATGACTAATCTGCTTAAAACGGTTCATCAATTAGCTGAAAAAAGACAGGGTCATCTCCATGCACTAGTAACCATGATGAAGGATAAAGATTTAGAGCAAGTCTTTGCCTTGTTTAAGCAAAATGATGATGTTTTGCTTACAACGCTAGATTATCCACGTGTAGCCAAACAAAATGATTTTCCAATTGATGTGCAAAGAAGATATAATTATGAACGGGACTATCAAAGAGGGCTAACCACGTTAAAGAATAAAATGGCGGATAACGATATTTTGTTAGTTACTGGCTCGTTTTATTTGGTAAGTGCAATTTTAAATTGGAAAGGAAAAAATGATGCACGTTAAAGGAATAAATGATGATATTCAAGGCATTGTTTTTGACATGGATGGCTTGCTGGTTAATTCAGAAAAACTGTATTGGGATGCAAATATCCAAGCGGCAGAAGAGGAAAATCTTGGTACGCCGCGCGATGCATATTTGAAATTAACTGGTGCCACAGTTAAGGAAATGCAGGATTTTTATCATAAGTATTTCAAAACCGACGCTGATCGTGATCGCTTCATTAAGCGAACCGACGACCTCGTTTGGCAGTGGACCGATGAAGGAAAATTGAAATTACAGCCTGGCGTGCAAGAAGCACTAGATGAATTTCAAAAGCGTGGAATGCATATGGCCATTGCCTCAAGTAATTATGAAGACGTTGTGCAACACGTGCTTTGGGCAACTGGTATTAGAAATTATTTTGATTTCCATATCAGTTATCTAGATGTGCAAAAGGGTCATATTGAACCAAAGCCAGCACCAGATATTTATTTAACAGCTGCTAAGAAGATGCATTTGCCTAAAGAAAATATTCTGGTGTTTGAAGATTCATCTACTGGTGTTCAATCAGCAGCCAGTGCTGGTTTAAAATGCGTGATGGTGCCCGATTTGATTCCCCCAACGGGAAAAGATCGGACTAACGCCGCAATGATTTGTCAAAACTTTTTTGAATTTCTCAAAAGAATTTAGCTCTTTTTTGCGTAATAAGTAATGAGGAGGAATTTTCATGAAAGAAAAAAATTCAAGTCATTGCTTTGTAAGAACAGACCTAGAGTTGTTAGTTCAATTATTTAGACAGTTTGAGGATAAGGGAATAACCGATTTTAGAGAATTAGAAAACTTTTTTGGTAAAAATCAGTTGGCTAATTTTGATGATTTAGTTCAGTTTATTACCGGTCCTGACTGTCCAGATGATATTGCCATTGCCGCCGAGGAAGTATTAGATCGTTTGCGCCTGGCTTCGCCTAAACGCAAAGCGGTTTTGACTTCCAGCGTAGAAGTGGGCAATTATTT encodes:
- a CDS encoding valine--tRNA ligase, which gives rise to MTDLAPKYNPNEVEKGRYQTWLDEDLFKPSGDKKAHPYSIVIPPPNVTGKLHLGHAWDTAIQDTLIRFKRMQGYDTLYLPGMDHAGIATQAKVEAKLRKQGKDRHQMGREKFVKQVWDWKDEYAAIIKGQWAKMGLSLDYSRERFTLDKGLSKAVKKVFVQLYNEGLIYRGEYIINWDPALQTALSDIEVIHKDDKGAFYHIKYPFVDGSGYVEIATTRPETMFGDTAVAVAPGDKRYKDLVGKELILPLVGRHIPIIEDQHVDPEFGTGLVKITPAHDPNDFQVGNRHNLKRINVMNDDGTMNEEAGKYAGMDRFDCREALVKDLKEQGYLIKIEPIVHSVGHSERSGVQVEPRLSKQWFVKMKPLADKVLENQKTDGKVNFVPERFEGTLDHWMEDVHDWCISRQLWWGHRIPAWYNKKTGETYVGVDAPKDAENWEQDPDVLDTWFSSALWPFSTLGWPDTDSEDFKRYFPTNALVTGYDIIFFWVSRMMFQSLHFTGKRPFNDVVLHGLMRDEQGRKMSKSLGNGVDPMDVVDKYGADALRWFLLNGTAPGQDTRYDPKKLSAAWNFINKIWNASRFVIMNLPEDAKPAHMPEVSKFDLSDRWIFDRLNHTVSEVTRLFDEYKFGEAGRELYNFIWNDFCDWYIEISKVALNGDDEELKARKQENLVWILDQILRLMHPIMPFVTEKLWLSMPHEGKSIMVAKYPETHKEFENEQADNDMAFLIETIKAVRNIRMEVNAPMSSKIDIMIQLDDAKDKHILDENADYVENFLHPKKLEVAEEIEAPKLAKTAVIPGAQIFVPLTELVNVDDELAKMEKEEKRLEDEVARCEKKLANKGFVDHAPEAVVNKEKEKKADYESQLSGVRERIQDLKESK
- a CDS encoding bifunctional folylpolyglutamate synthase/dihydrofolate synthase, whose translation is MKFTNAQEVISCLYSLPHLHPKNDLSFIKKILAKLGNPQDQVKTVHITGTNGKGSTSYYLATLLKKAGQKTGLFVSPYVYRFNERIQLNNQDISDQDLVKAANKVQAAFEEIQKEDNDFSLVTFEYEVAIAFVYFADQKCDYAVIEVGIGGEHDKTNVITPEASIITTIGLDHEQIIGPTIQDIAREKSGIIKRNRPVVLGNVPQEVLPILKQKAEKEQAPLYQLGRNFEVKLDEQIVYSDNEHELAFKLRPQVEGFDIAIAVRTFFLLDLPLTNEKVEQAIDQTVIPGRYQVLQTKPLIILDGAHNIQAMTNLLKTVHQLAEKRQGHLHALVTMMKDKDLEQVFALFKQNDDVLLTTLDYPRVAKQNDFPIDVQRRYNYERDYQRGLTTLKNKMADNDILLVTGSFYLVSAILNWKGKNDAR
- a CDS encoding HAD family hydrolase is translated as MHVKGINDDIQGIVFDMDGLLVNSEKLYWDANIQAAEEENLGTPRDAYLKLTGATVKEMQDFYHKYFKTDADRDRFIKRTDDLVWQWTDEGKLKLQPGVQEALDEFQKRGMHMAIASSNYEDVVQHVLWATGIRNYFDFHISYLDVQKGHIEPKPAPDIYLTAAKKMHLPKENILVFEDSSTGVQSAASAGLKCVMVPDLIPPTGKDRTNAAMICQNFFEFLKRI